A portion of the bacterium genome contains these proteins:
- a CDS encoding amidohydrolase family protein — protein sequence MIIDTHVWLSEPDSWGDLTMMDDAMIDAGWTEIGEKTGLNQGMSGEQMVARMDEAGVDKAISHAIKMPHLNAHVPSEFVAGEVAKFPDRLIGMGSVDLLGGLPALREMEEIVDMGLIGMKITPAPDYDMNLDDERIMPIYEKAEELGMIIQVHTGWAGYDLLSQQHPLHLDRVSVRFPDLKLIVVHAGFNYYEEVVMMMLKNRNMYAGTGWWGFLQPLEANVRFLKYAKHFKVLDKCLWGTDNYDCREDVPYIKSFPRLAKELNIAPGLPDLTDDDIAAYLGGNAARLLQLDGSDQDRQN from the coding sequence ATGATCATCGACACCCACGTCTGGCTATCGGAGCCGGACAGTTGGGGCGACCTGACCATGATGGACGACGCGATGATCGACGCCGGTTGGACCGAAATCGGTGAGAAGACGGGCCTTAACCAGGGGATGAGCGGCGAACAGATGGTCGCCCGTATGGACGAAGCAGGCGTCGACAAAGCCATCAGTCACGCGATCAAGATGCCTCATCTCAATGCCCACGTGCCGTCCGAGTTCGTGGCGGGCGAGGTGGCCAAGTTCCCCGATCGGCTGATCGGCATGGGCAGCGTCGACCTCCTCGGCGGCCTCCCCGCACTGCGGGAGATGGAAGAGATCGTAGATATGGGTCTCATCGGCATGAAGATCACACCGGCGCCTGACTACGACATGAACCTCGACGACGAGCGGATCATGCCCATCTACGAGAAGGCCGAGGAGCTCGGGATGATCATCCAGGTCCACACCGGGTGGGCCGGATACGACTTGTTGAGCCAGCAGCATCCCCTGCATCTGGACAGGGTTTCGGTTCGGTTCCCCGACTTGAAGCTGATCGTGGTCCACGCCGGATTCAACTACTACGAAGAAGTCGTGATGATGATGCTGAAGAACCGCAACATGTACGCCGGGACCGGCTGGTGGGGGTTCCTCCAACCGTTGGAGGCCAACGTGCGGTTCTTGAAGTACGCCAAGCACTTCAAGGTCCTCGACAAGTGTCTCTGGGGCACCGACAACTACGACTGCCGCGAAGACGTCCCCTACATCAAGTCCTTCCCCCGCCTCGCCAAGGAACTCAACATCGCCCCCGGCCTCCCCGACCTGACCGACGACGACATCGCCGCCTACCTCGGCGGTAACGCAGCCCGCCTCCTCCAACTCGACGGCTCCGATCAGGATCGGCAGAACTGA
- a CDS encoding mandelate racemase/muconate lactonizing enzyme family protein, with amino-acid sequence MKITSIRVTHVNVPFDAPFWWTAGLYPGASKSIVEVETDEGIVGLGEAPWWHFGEVIEREIAPALIGADPFDLADCEARCVPAYQITANTGETASMVAFGAVEVALWDIMGKALDMPLYKLLGGAVRKDIPFTEYFSFRPEHEGAGGEMSAEAIVEYCLRMREEHGSTYFEGKLILGDPELEIRTVAMLREALGADAMIRLDSNMQWSLTTARWVLREVEAFNIRNYEDPVATFEEMAELRRHTMIPFSTHVPDLRRAVALGAPDAFVCNFAALGGIRATLRFVAACEAMGKDFWCYSNDLGIMTAAYLHLTAGTQWITEPSQSLFRWQIGDVVYGGPFRQTDNTIRVPEGPGLGVELDPESMARWHQHFVDNGPMSHFHHPESPDHYTRLPLN; translated from the coding sequence ATGAAGATCACCAGCATCCGTGTGACGCACGTGAACGTCCCCTTCGATGCGCCGTTCTGGTGGACCGCTGGTCTCTATCCGGGTGCGTCGAAGTCGATCGTCGAGGTGGAAACCGACGAGGGCATCGTCGGCCTCGGGGAGGCACCGTGGTGGCATTTCGGCGAGGTGATCGAGCGAGAGATCGCGCCCGCCCTCATCGGTGCCGACCCGTTCGATCTCGCAGACTGCGAGGCGCGCTGCGTACCTGCTTATCAGATCACCGCGAACACCGGCGAGACTGCCTCGATGGTCGCTTTCGGCGCCGTCGAAGTGGCACTTTGGGACATCATGGGCAAGGCCCTCGACATGCCCCTCTACAAGCTGCTGGGTGGAGCCGTGCGCAAGGACATCCCTTTCACCGAATACTTCTCGTTCCGGCCTGAGCACGAGGGCGCGGGCGGCGAGATGTCGGCCGAGGCCATCGTCGAATACTGCCTGAGGATGCGCGAGGAACATGGCTCGACCTACTTCGAGGGCAAGCTGATTCTGGGCGACCCCGAGTTGGAGATACGGACTGTCGCCATGTTGCGCGAGGCGCTCGGCGCGGACGCCATGATCCGCCTCGACTCGAACATGCAATGGTCGCTGACCACCGCCCGCTGGGTGTTGCGCGAGGTCGAGGCGTTCAACATCCGCAACTACGAGGACCCCGTCGCAACGTTTGAGGAGATGGCAGAGTTGCGCCGCCATACGATGATCCCCTTCTCCACCCATGTGCCGGACCTGCGCCGCGCCGTCGCGCTGGGGGCGCCGGATGCCTTTGTCTGCAACTTCGCGGCGCTCGGCGGCATCAGGGCGACGCTCAGATTCGTGGCCGCTTGCGAGGCGATGGGCAAGGACTTCTGGTGCTACTCGAATGACCTCGGCATCATGACCGCGGCCTATCTACATCTGACGGCTGGGACGCAGTGGATCACCGAGCCGTCGCAGTCGTTGTTCCGGTGGCAGATCGGGGACGTGGTCTACGGCGGACCCTTCCGCCAGACCGACAACACCATCCGCGTTCCCGAAGGACCCGGCCTCGGCGTCGAGCTCGATCCCGAGTCGATGGCGCGCTGGCACCAGCACTTCGTGGATAACGGGCCGATGAGCCATTTCCATCATCCGGAGAGCCCGGACCATTACACGCGTTTGCCGCTCAACTGA